The Daucus carota subsp. sativus chromosome 7, DH1 v3.0, whole genome shotgun sequence genome window below encodes:
- the LOC108193600 gene encoding probable envelope ADP,ATP carrier protein, chloroplastic, protein MKAASVSKDDDRAVLIWREIPDLNPSPTNLLTSKLEHQIQLQWRRNNNKIKGVTLSVSVNAGSSNFGCVSMAAGDKQGGDDIDFAPTTAQLLKYPLAIVALIPKSVSLFAAGAVAGAVAKSFTAPLDRVKLLMQTHGLRAGQESAKKAIGFVEAVTLIGKEEGLKGYWKGNLPQVIRIIPYSAVQLFAYETYKKIFKGKDGELSVIGRLAAGACAGMTSTFVTYPLDVLRLRLAVEPGYRTMTEVAVNMLREEGFASFYKGLGPSLISIAPYIAVNFCVFDLVKKSLPEKLQKRTEASLVTALISATIATLTCYPLDTVRRQMQMKGTPYETIFDAFPGIVERDGLVGLYRGFVPNALKTLPNSSIRLTTFDTVKRLIAASEKEFQRIVEGNRKKHNLRSNDSPI, encoded by the exons ATGAAGGCTGCGAGTGTGAGTAAAGACGACGACCGAGCCGTACTCATTTGGCGCGAAATCCCCGATCTCAACCCCTCACCCACCAATCTCCTCACTTCAAAATTGGAGCATCAAATTCAGCTTCAATGGAGGAGGAACAACAACAAAATCAAAGGTGTGACTCTGAGTGTGAGTGTTAATGCAGGTAGTAGCAATTTCGGTTGTGTATCAATGGCGGCGGGGGATAAACAAGGGGGAGATGACATTGATTTCGCACCAACTACTGCTCAGTTGCTCAAGTATCCACTTGCAATTGTGGCATTGATACCTAAATCTGTCTCGCTCTTCGCTGCCGGTGCTGTTGCCGGTGCTGTTGCTAAGTCCTTTACGGCGCCTCTCGATCGTGTCAAGCTTCTTATGCAG ACCCATGGACTGCGAGCTGGGCAAGAGAGTGCTAAGAAGGCAATTGGATTCGTCGAG GCTGTTACATTGATAGGGAAGGAAGAAGGATTGAAAGGATACTGGAAAGGCAATCTTCCTCAG gtgATACGCATCATTCCTTACAGTGCTGTCCAATTGTTTGCTTATGAAACATACAAG aaaattttcAAAGGAAAAGATGGAGAGCTCTCTGTCATTGGAAGACTGGCAGCTGGTGCTTGTGCTGGCATGACTTCGACTTTT GTTACCTACCCGCTAGATGTGCTCAGGTTACGGTTAGCAGTTGAGCCAGGTTATCGAACAATGACAGAG GTTGCTGTAAACATGCTAAGAGAAGAAGGATTTGCTTCCTTCTACAAGGGTCTTGGTCCTTCTCTTATTAGCATAGCTCCGTATATTGCTGTGAACTTTTGTGTTTTTGACTT ggtTAAAAAATCTTTGCCTGAGAAGCTTCAAAAGAGAACAGAGGCATCACTTGTAACAGCTCTGATATCAGCTACTATAGCTACACTCACATGCTATCCTTTGGACACGGTGAGAAGACAGATGCAAATGAAGGGTACACCTTATGAGACAATCTTTGATGCCTTTCCAG GTATTGTGGAACGTGATGGCTTGGTCGGATTGTACAGGGGGTTTGTTCCGAATGCATTAAAAACTTTACCAAACAGCAG CATAAGATTGACTACATTTGACACTGTCAAGCGTTTGATTGCGGCCAGTGAAAAAGAATTTCAAAGAATAGTGGAAGGAAACAGAAAGAAACACAATCTAAGATCCAACGACTCCCCCATTtag
- the LOC108195431 gene encoding protein yippee-like, producing MGRIFMVTLEGNVYSCKHCKTHLAVCDDIISKSFHCRHGKAYLFDKVENVTVGEKEQRMMMTGMHIVVDIFCVTCGSIVGWKYESAYEKSQKYKEGKYILERFKVLGPDGSGYPVVPDAQLAGSDGDE from the exons ATGGGCAGAATTTTTATGGTTACCCTTGAAGGGAATGTCTATTCTTGCAAGCATTGCAAGACCCATTTGGCTGTTTGTGATGATATCATCTCCAAG TCTTTCCATTGCAGGCATGGGAAAGCTTATCTCTTTGATAAAGT AGAGAATGTCACTGTGGGAGAAAAAGAACAAAGGATGATGATGACTGGAATGCATATTGTGGTTGACATTTTCTGTGTTACTTGTGGCTCAATTGTGGGGTGGAAATAT GAGTCTGCATATGAGAAGAGCCAAAAGTACAAGGAGGGGAAATATATACTTGAAAG GTTTAAGGTCTTGGGTCCTGACGGAAGTGGCTATCCAGTAGTTCCCGATGCTCAACTTGCTGGAAGCGATGGTGATGAATGA
- the LOC108193381 gene encoding cold-responsive protein kinase 1 isoform X2 has translation MSFSCFGAFYSQKAKSREQEEVQGILRDGTRVAIKLLSSESKQGTKEFLTEINMISTARHSNLVQLIGCCVEDRKRILLYEYLENNSLASVLLRSKSKGVHLDWPKRVVICIGTASGLAYLHEEAKPHIVHRDIKASNILLDENFHPKIGDFGLAKLFPDNVTHISTRVAGTVGYLAPEYALLGQLTKKADVYSFGVLLLEIISGKSSSMAAFGEDLLVLVEWAWQLKEQERLLDLVDPELTEYPANEMLRFIKVGLFCTQAASKQRPTMKQVLDMLSKEVNLNEKLLTEPGVYRHYSSQRSGGGKSSSLVIKGKQHRDLSVSSNQLNSFQSMTNILPR, from the exons ATGAGTTTCAGTTGTTTTGGTGCATTTTATTCGCAAAAAGCAAAGAGCAGAGAGCAAGAAGAAG TGCAGGGCATTTTGAGAGATGGCACTCGTGTTGCTATCAAGTTACTTTCTTCTGAATCAAAACAAGGCACCAAAGAATTCTTGACAGAGATTAATATGATATCAACCGCCAGACATTCAAACCTTGTCCAACTGATTGGTTGTTGTGTAGAGGATAGAAAGCGGATCTTGTTGTATGAATATCTGGAGAACAACAGCCTTGCCAGCGTTTTACTAC GTTCAAAAAGTAAAGGAGTTCACCTGGATTGGCCTAAGAGGGTTGTTATCTGTATCGGTACAGCTTCTGGTCTAGCATATCTTCATGAAGAAGCTAAACCACATATTGTTCACCGAGATATTAAAGCCAGCAATATACTTCTGGATGAAAATTTTCATCCTAAGATAGGAGATTTTGGGCTGGCAAAACTTTTTCCCGACAATGTCACTCATATTAGCACTAGAGTCGCTGGAACTGT GGGATACCTGGCTCCTGAATATGCATTGTTAGGTCAACTTACAAAGAAGGCAGATGTATATAGTTTTGGTGTGCTTTTACTTGAGATTATTAGTGGGAAAAGTAGTAGCATGGCTGCATTTGGAGAGGATCTGTTGGTTCTGGTGGAATGG GCATGGCAGCTTAAAGAACAAGAAAGGCTTCTAGATTTGGTCGACCCTGAACTTACTGAATATCCAGCAAATGAAATGTTGCGGTTCATTAAGGTAGGACTCTTTTGTACTCAAGCAGCTTCAAAGCAAAGACCTACCATGAAGCAAGTACTGGATATGCTTTCAAAAGAGGTCAACCTAAATGAAAAATTATTGACCGAACCTGGTGTATATAGGCATTACAGCTCTCAAAGATCAGGTGGTGGTAAGTCATCTTCCCTGGTAATCAAGGGCAAGCAGCACAGGGATCTTTCCGTAAGTTCAAACCAGTTGAATAGCTTTCAGAGCATGACAAATATACTTCCAAGATAA
- the LOC108193381 gene encoding cold-responsive protein kinase 1 isoform X3 yields the protein MSFSCFGAFYSQKAKSREQEEEIGTNSVKLFSHNSLRSATSHFHPSNKIGGGGFGVVYRGILRDGTRVAIKLLSSESKQGTKEFLTEINMISTARHSNLVQLIGCCVEDRKRILLYEYLENNSLASVLLRSKSKGVHLDWPKRVVICIGTASGLAYLHEEAKPHIVHRDIKASNILLDENFHPKIGDFGLAKLFPDNVTHISTRVAGTVGYLAPEYALLGQLTKKADVYSFGVLLLEIISGKSSSMAAFGEDLLVLVEWAWQLKEQERLLDLVDPELTEYPANEMLRFIKALQLSKIRWW from the exons ATGAGTTTCAGTTGTTTTGGTGCATTTTATTCGCAAAAAGCAAAGAGCAGAGAGCAAGAAGAAG AAATTGGTACCAACAGTGTCAAGCTTTTCTCCCATAATTCGTTAAGATCAGCAACAAGTCACTTCCATCCATCAAACAAAATAGGCGGGGGTGGTTTTGGAGTTGTCTACAGG GGCATTTTGAGAGATGGCACTCGTGTTGCTATCAAGTTACTTTCTTCTGAATCAAAACAAGGCACCAAAGAATTCTTGACAGAGATTAATATGATATCAACCGCCAGACATTCAAACCTTGTCCAACTGATTGGTTGTTGTGTAGAGGATAGAAAGCGGATCTTGTTGTATGAATATCTGGAGAACAACAGCCTTGCCAGCGTTTTACTAC GTTCAAAAAGTAAAGGAGTTCACCTGGATTGGCCTAAGAGGGTTGTTATCTGTATCGGTACAGCTTCTGGTCTAGCATATCTTCATGAAGAAGCTAAACCACATATTGTTCACCGAGATATTAAAGCCAGCAATATACTTCTGGATGAAAATTTTCATCCTAAGATAGGAGATTTTGGGCTGGCAAAACTTTTTCCCGACAATGTCACTCATATTAGCACTAGAGTCGCTGGAACTGT GGGATACCTGGCTCCTGAATATGCATTGTTAGGTCAACTTACAAAGAAGGCAGATGTATATAGTTTTGGTGTGCTTTTACTTGAGATTATTAGTGGGAAAAGTAGTAGCATGGCTGCATTTGGAGAGGATCTGTTGGTTCTGGTGGAATGG GCATGGCAGCTTAAAGAACAAGAAAGGCTTCTAGATTTGGTCGACCCTGAACTTACTGAATATCCAGCAAATGAAATGTTGCGGTTCATTAAG GCATTACAGCTCTCAAAGATCAGGTGGTGGTAA
- the LOC108193381 gene encoding putative serine/threonine-protein kinase isoform X1: protein MSFSCFGAFYSQKAKSREQEEEIGTNSVKLFSHNSLRSATSHFHPSNKIGGGGFGVVYRGILRDGTRVAIKLLSSESKQGTKEFLTEINMISTARHSNLVQLIGCCVEDRKRILLYEYLENNSLASVLLRSKSKGVHLDWPKRVVICIGTASGLAYLHEEAKPHIVHRDIKASNILLDENFHPKIGDFGLAKLFPDNVTHISTRVAGTVGYLAPEYALLGQLTKKADVYSFGVLLLEIISGKSSSMAAFGEDLLVLVEWAWQLKEQERLLDLVDPELTEYPANEMLRFIKVGLFCTQAASKQRPTMKQVLDMLSKEVNLNEKLLTEPGVYRHYSSQRSGGGKSSSLVIKGKQHRDLSVSSNQLNSFQSMTNILPR, encoded by the exons ATGAGTTTCAGTTGTTTTGGTGCATTTTATTCGCAAAAAGCAAAGAGCAGAGAGCAAGAAGAAG AAATTGGTACCAACAGTGTCAAGCTTTTCTCCCATAATTCGTTAAGATCAGCAACAAGTCACTTCCATCCATCAAACAAAATAGGCGGGGGTGGTTTTGGAGTTGTCTACAGG GGCATTTTGAGAGATGGCACTCGTGTTGCTATCAAGTTACTTTCTTCTGAATCAAAACAAGGCACCAAAGAATTCTTGACAGAGATTAATATGATATCAACCGCCAGACATTCAAACCTTGTCCAACTGATTGGTTGTTGTGTAGAGGATAGAAAGCGGATCTTGTTGTATGAATATCTGGAGAACAACAGCCTTGCCAGCGTTTTACTAC GTTCAAAAAGTAAAGGAGTTCACCTGGATTGGCCTAAGAGGGTTGTTATCTGTATCGGTACAGCTTCTGGTCTAGCATATCTTCATGAAGAAGCTAAACCACATATTGTTCACCGAGATATTAAAGCCAGCAATATACTTCTGGATGAAAATTTTCATCCTAAGATAGGAGATTTTGGGCTGGCAAAACTTTTTCCCGACAATGTCACTCATATTAGCACTAGAGTCGCTGGAACTGT GGGATACCTGGCTCCTGAATATGCATTGTTAGGTCAACTTACAAAGAAGGCAGATGTATATAGTTTTGGTGTGCTTTTACTTGAGATTATTAGTGGGAAAAGTAGTAGCATGGCTGCATTTGGAGAGGATCTGTTGGTTCTGGTGGAATGG GCATGGCAGCTTAAAGAACAAGAAAGGCTTCTAGATTTGGTCGACCCTGAACTTACTGAATATCCAGCAAATGAAATGTTGCGGTTCATTAAGGTAGGACTCTTTTGTACTCAAGCAGCTTCAAAGCAAAGACCTACCATGAAGCAAGTACTGGATATGCTTTCAAAAGAGGTCAACCTAAATGAAAAATTATTGACCGAACCTGGTGTATATAGGCATTACAGCTCTCAAAGATCAGGTGGTGGTAAGTCATCTTCCCTGGTAATCAAGGGCAAGCAGCACAGGGATCTTTCCGTAAGTTCAAACCAGTTGAATAGCTTTCAGAGCATGACAAATATACTTCCAAGATAA